The following proteins come from a genomic window of Ictalurus furcatus strain D&B chromosome 14, Billie_1.0, whole genome shotgun sequence:
- the arid3b gene encoding AT-rich interactive domain-containing protein 3B encodes MVDNSSSSKAQTPILSQDSGLAGAFSQTALGAVAGVKLEAVMEQLQRQQQAKLDMERKERHISEAHILYAQQLAAQHAIMASARAQGIPVNPEYFSNSSREQVLKNSQGPPTRVSTQSSVESAQDGEDEDMSRGPASAGEEDEDEEMMDGEDGSEDDESQGLEFLRKQSLALQQQGVGIAQYPFPVYAASPSAAKKRARSPPPKVKDEPEDSPSPTEQHSFNTPNGLADWSFDDSIKQNGNASWNDESDGGRGRGEASRDFAKLYELDSDPNRKEFLDDLFTFMQKRGTPVNRIPIMAKQVLDLYKLYKLVTEKGGLVEVINKKIWREITKGLNLPTSITSAAFTLRTQYMKYLYPYECEKKGLSSPGELQAAIDSNRREGRRPGYSNSLYRFSPSPSGGAPHLLSPPKMHLPNSGHNGLQSTPSPALKNGTVPDDGPASMLPGRLPLALALGHQQQLARAATLEQLRERLETGMGAPALATGTSALEGAERKMARLAEEQQRLLQQAFQQNLLAMASQVNPANLRLNTPNTPREEKQDLSLSISSNGSASITVSVEVNGIIYSGSLYAQKPSGTPATPIGQSSTTNPSIPSSSKGSGSTEPAASGSS; translated from the exons ATGGTGGACAATTCCAGTAGCAGCAAGGCGCAAACG CCCATTTTATCTCAGGACAGTGGTCTGGCAGGAGCTTTTTCTCAGACGGCACTCGGTGCTGTGGCCGGTGTTAAACTCGAGGCAGTTATGGAGCAGCTCCAGAGGCAGCAGCAAGCTAAACTGGACATGGAGAGAAAAGAGCGACACATTAGCGAAGCCCACATCCTGTATGCCCAGCAGCTTGCTGCTCAACACGCCATCATGGCTTCAGCCCGTGCCCAGGGAATACCAGTAAACCCAGAATACTTCAGCAACAGCTCCAGAGAACAAGTTCTGAAGAACAGCCAAGGGCCTCCAACCAGGGTTTCTACCCAAAGTAGTGTGGAATCAGCACAAGATGGGGAGGATGAGGACATGAGCAGAGGACCTGCTTCTGCTGGagaagaggatgaagatgaagagatgATGGATGGCGAGGACGGCAGTGAGGATGACGAAAGCCAAGGGTTGGAGTTTCTCAGAAAGCAGAGCCTGGCTCTTCAGCAGCAGGGGGTGGGAATCGCTCAGTACCCTTTCCCAGTCTATGCTGCCTCTCCGTCAGCTGCGAAAAAGCGAGCCCGCTCACCTCCACCAAAAGTGAAGGATGAACCAGAGGACAGCCCATCCCCTACTGAGCAGCATTCATTCAATACGCCAAATGGCCTTGCTGACTGGAGTTTTGATGACTCCATCAAACAG AATGGTAATGCAAGTTGGAATGACGAAAGCgatggagggagaggaagaggggaggCCTCCAGAGACTTTGCCAAG cttTATGAACTGGACAGTGACCCTAACCGGAAGGAGTTTCTTGATGACCTGTTCACCTTCATGCAGAAAAGAG GCACCCCCGTGAACCGTATCCCCATCATGGCCAAGCAGGTGCTAGACCTCTATAAGCTCTATAAACTTGTGACGGAGAAGGGAGGTCTGGTGGAGGTGATCAATAAGAAAATCTGGAGAGAGATCACCAAAGGTCTAAACCTGCCCACCTCCATCACTAGTGCTGCCTTCACCCTCCGCACACA GTATATGAAGTACCTATACCCATATGAATGTGAGAAGAAAGGACTCAGTTCTCCTGGAGAGCTGCAGGCTGCCATTGACAGCAACCGCAGAGAAGGACGTCGGCCTGGGTACAGTAACAGCCTGTACCGCTTCTCTCCTTCCCCCAGTGGTGGTGCCCCtcacctcctctctcctcccaAAATGCACCTGCCCAACTCTGGACATAATGGATTGCAGAGCACACCAAGTCCAGCCCTTAAGAATGGGACAG TTCCAGACGATGGTCCAGCCTCCATGTTGCCTGGTAGATTACCCCTGGCTCTGGCACTAGGCCACCAACAACAGCTGGCACGGGCTGCCACCTTGGAACAGCTGCGCGAGAGGCTGGAGACCGGCATGGGTGCTCCGGCTCTGGCTACTGGCACCTCTGCCTTAGAGGGGGCTGAGAGAAAGATGGCCCGTCTGGCTGAGGAGCAGCAGAGGCTGCTGCAGCAAGCCTTCCAGCAGAACCTTCTTGCAATGGCATCACAAGTGAACCCTGCTAATCTGCGCCTCAACACTCCCAATACCCCCCGTG AGGAAAAGCAGGATCTGTCTCTCAGTATATCCTCAAATGGATCAGCCAGTATCACAGTGTCAGTAGAGGTTAATGGGATCATTTACTCAG GATCCCTGTATGCCCAGAAGCCCTCTGGAACCCCAGCTACACCCATAGGCCAGAGCTCCACTACCAATCCCAGCATCCCCTCTTCCTCTAAAGGTTCTGGCTCTACAGAGCCTGCTGCTAGTGGCTCTTCTTAG
- the LOC128618558 gene encoding cytochrome c oxidase subunit 5A, mitochondrial — translation MFRSAVRLSFSAARSITQARPQNIAPLASRCYSHGKQETDEEFDARWVTYFNKPDIDAWELRKGMNTLIGYDLVPEPKILEAALRACRRLNDLGSAIRILEAVKDKAGPHKEIYPYVIQELRPTLNELGIPTPEELGIDKA, via the exons ATGTTCAGATCCGCTGTCCGCCTTTCCTTCTCCGCTGCTCGGAGCATAACACAAGCCCGGCCACAGAATATAG CTCCTTTAGCTAGCCGCTGCTACTCCCATGGCAAGCAGGAGACAGATGAGGAGTTTGATGCCCGTTGGGTCACCTACTTCAACAAACCAGACATTGATGCCTGGGAGCTCAGGAAAG gtATGAACACTTTGATTGGGTATGACCTGGTACCTGAGCCCAAAATCCTGGAAGCAGCTTTGAGAGCTTGTCGGCGATTGAATGACTTGGGCAGCGCCATCCGTATTCTTGAGGCAGTTAAG GACAAAGCAGGTCCACACAAAGAGATCTATCCATATGTTATCCAAGAGCTTCGTCCCACGCTTAATGAGCTGGGAATTCCTACACCTGAGGAGCTTGGCATTGACAAAGCATAG